A region of Polynucleobacter sp. JS-Mosq-20-D10 DNA encodes the following proteins:
- a CDS encoding bifunctional aconitate hydratase 2/2-methylisocitrate dehydratase yields the protein MLEAYNAQVAERAALGIPALPLTKDQTAELVGLLKNPAKGKEMELVELITNRVPAGVDEAAKVKAEFLDAIAKGTEKSPLISRIKATELLGTMLGGYNIKPLVELLSDAECAATAAAALKKTLLMFDYFHDVQELAEKGNVQAKAVMQSWADAEWFTSRKAVPESMNLTVFKVTGETNTDDLSPAPDAWSRPDIPLHATIMLKNPRPGIEPDEVGVRGPMKQIEALQKKGNQIAYVGDVVGTGSSRKSATNSVLWWTGQDIPFVPNKRFGGVCLGAKIAPIFFNTMEDAGALPVELDVSDMNMGDEIELRPYEGKAFKNGKEIATFSLKSPVILDEVRAGGRIPLIVGRGLTAKARAALGLPASTEFRIPVSPPDNKKGFTLAQKMVGRACGLPEGQGVRPGTYCEPHMTTVGSQDTTGPMTRDELKDLACLGFSADLVMQSFCHTSAYPKPVDIRTHHELPAFMTNRGGVSLRPGDGVIHSWLNRLLMPDTCGTGGDSHTRFPIGISFPAGSGLVAFAAATGVMPLDMPESVLIRFKGKMQPGITLRDMVNAIPLYAIKKGLLTVEKQGKKNIFSGRILEIEGLPDLKVEQAFELSDASAERSAGGCAVQLSKEPIIEYMRSNITLMKWMIANGYEDKRTLGRRIKAMEAWIAKPELLKADADADYAEIIEIDMSDIKEPILACPNDPDDVKFLSEVSGEKIDEVFIGSCMTNIGHFRAAGQVLQGKKDMPTRLWVAPPTKMDQMILTEEGYYGILGATGARMETPGCSLCMGNQAQIRKGSTAVSTSTRNFPNRLGIDTRVYLASAELSAVAALLGRLPTPKEYFEQVESLNAKAGEVYKYMNFDKIKSFSDVADTVTI from the coding sequence ATGCTAGAAGCCTATAACGCTCAAGTTGCCGAACGCGCAGCCCTTGGAATTCCAGCCCTCCCCCTGACTAAAGATCAAACTGCTGAATTAGTGGGTTTGCTCAAAAATCCTGCAAAGGGTAAAGAGATGGAATTAGTTGAGCTAATTACCAATCGCGTGCCAGCTGGGGTTGATGAAGCAGCTAAGGTGAAGGCAGAGTTTTTAGATGCTATTGCCAAGGGAACAGAGAAATCTCCGTTGATTTCACGCATTAAGGCAACCGAACTCTTGGGGACCATGCTGGGTGGTTACAACATTAAACCTTTGGTTGAATTATTATCGGATGCTGAGTGCGCAGCAACTGCAGCAGCAGCATTGAAAAAGACCTTATTGATGTTTGACTATTTCCATGATGTTCAGGAATTAGCAGAAAAAGGTAACGTGCAGGCTAAAGCAGTCATGCAAAGCTGGGCAGATGCCGAGTGGTTCACAAGCCGCAAGGCTGTTCCAGAAAGCATGAACCTTACTGTATTTAAAGTTACCGGTGAAACCAATACAGACGATCTGTCCCCTGCACCTGATGCATGGAGCCGTCCAGATATTCCATTACATGCAACCATCATGTTGAAGAACCCACGTCCAGGCATTGAGCCTGACGAGGTTGGTGTGCGTGGCCCAATGAAACAAATTGAAGCTCTCCAGAAAAAGGGTAATCAAATTGCCTATGTTGGAGACGTAGTTGGTACAGGATCCTCACGCAAATCCGCAACGAATTCTGTGTTGTGGTGGACCGGTCAAGATATTCCGTTTGTGCCAAACAAGCGCTTTGGCGGTGTTTGCTTAGGTGCGAAGATTGCCCCAATCTTTTTTAATACGATGGAAGATGCTGGTGCATTACCGGTTGAGCTTGATGTTTCCGATATGAATATGGGTGACGAAATTGAGTTACGTCCATACGAAGGCAAGGCATTTAAAAATGGGAAAGAAATCGCCACTTTCTCATTGAAATCACCAGTCATCTTGGATGAAGTTCGTGCGGGTGGACGTATTCCTTTGATCGTCGGTCGTGGTCTTACTGCTAAAGCCCGCGCAGCCCTTGGATTGCCAGCCTCTACAGAATTCCGCATCCCTGTTAGCCCGCCTGATAACAAGAAAGGCTTCACCTTGGCGCAGAAGATGGTTGGTCGCGCTTGTGGGTTGCCAGAAGGTCAAGGTGTTCGCCCAGGTACTTATTGTGAGCCACATATGACTACCGTAGGCTCGCAAGACACCACTGGACCAATGACCCGCGATGAATTAAAAGACCTTGCCTGCCTAGGCTTCTCCGCTGATCTAGTGATGCAATCTTTCTGTCACACCTCCGCTTATCCAAAACCAGTAGACATTCGTACTCACCATGAATTACCAGCGTTTATGACCAACCGTGGTGGCGTTTCATTACGCCCAGGTGATGGTGTTATTCATAGCTGGTTAAATCGTCTGCTCATGCCAGACACTTGTGGAACTGGTGGCGATAGCCATACTCGCTTTCCCATTGGGATCTCTTTCCCTGCTGGCTCTGGCTTAGTTGCTTTTGCTGCCGCTACTGGCGTAATGCCTTTGGATATGCCTGAGTCTGTATTGATACGCTTTAAAGGCAAGATGCAACCCGGCATCACTTTGCGCGACATGGTCAATGCAATTCCTTTGTATGCAATCAAAAAAGGTTTATTAACGGTTGAGAAGCAAGGTAAGAAAAATATTTTCTCTGGCCGTATTTTAGAAATTGAAGGCTTGCCTGACCTAAAGGTTGAGCAAGCATTTGAATTATCAGATGCCTCGGCTGAACGTTCTGCTGGCGGTTGTGCCGTTCAATTAAGCAAAGAGCCAATTATTGAATACATGCGCTCCAACATTACTTTAATGAAGTGGATGATCGCCAATGGCTACGAAGATAAGCGTACTTTAGGTCGTCGTATTAAAGCAATGGAAGCTTGGATTGCTAAGCCTGAATTGCTCAAGGCCGATGCTGATGCAGACTATGCTGAGATTATCGAAATCGATATGAGCGATATTAAAGAGCCTATCTTGGCCTGCCCTAACGACCCGGATGACGTGAAGTTCTTATCTGAAGTATCTGGCGAGAAAATCGATGAAGTATTTATTGGTTCATGCATGACTAACATTGGTCACTTCCGCGCTGCAGGTCAAGTGCTTCAGGGCAAAAAAGATATGCCTACACGTCTTTGGGTTGCACCACCAACCAAGATGGATCAGATGATTCTGACCGAGGAAGGTTATTACGGCATTCTTGGCGCTACTGGTGCTCGCATGGAAACTCCGGGCTGCTCACTCTGCATGGGTAACCAGGCACAGATTCGTAAAGGCTCAACTGCAGTCTCTACCTCGACACGGAATTTCCCGAATCGCTTAGGTATTGATACTCGTGTCTACTTGGCTTCTGCCGAGC
- a CDS encoding CTP synthase, with the protein MTKYVFVTGGVVSSLGKGIAAASLAAILESRGLKVTLLKLDPYINVDPGTMSPLQHGEVFVTEDGAETDLDLGHYERFVSAKMRKSNNFTTGQIYESVISKERRGEYLGKTVQVIPHITNEIQAFVERGAKASHDGQADIAICEIGGTVGDIESLPFLEAARQMSIRLPRHSCAFVHLTLVPYIASAGELKTKPTQHSVQKLREIGIMPTVLLCRADRPIPEDERAKISLFSNVREEAVISVWDVDTIYKIPEMLQAQGMDDLICRELDIQAKPADLSVWANLVYELANPQHDVTIGMVGKYVELTESYKSLIEALRHAGIHNHTRVNINYIDSEVIEKDGVDCLKNLDAILVPGGFGKRGTEGKIAAIRYARENNVPYLGICLGMQLAVIEFARHVANIAKANSTEFDPETENPVVALITEWVDREGRVEKRSNDSDLGGTMRLGSQRCPVKAGTLAHEIYGDEVNERHRHRYEVNNVYVPRLEKSGLIISARTPNESLPEMMELPSSMHPWFFGVQFHPEFTSTPRDGHPLFSAFIKASLVHQVATEKQVA; encoded by the coding sequence ATGACCAAATACGTTTTTGTCACTGGTGGTGTGGTTTCCTCTTTAGGGAAAGGAATCGCAGCTGCCTCGCTTGCCGCGATTCTCGAATCCCGCGGCCTGAAAGTCACCCTCCTAAAATTAGACCCATATATCAACGTTGACCCAGGGACAATGAGCCCACTTCAACATGGTGAAGTCTTTGTTACTGAAGATGGCGCTGAAACTGACCTCGATCTTGGACATTATGAGCGCTTTGTTTCTGCAAAGATGCGCAAAAGCAATAACTTCACTACTGGGCAGATTTATGAATCTGTGATTAGCAAAGAACGACGCGGCGAGTATCTGGGTAAAACTGTCCAGGTCATTCCACACATTACGAATGAGATTCAGGCGTTTGTAGAGCGGGGGGCCAAAGCAAGTCACGACGGTCAGGCTGACATTGCGATTTGTGAAATCGGTGGAACTGTTGGTGACATCGAGTCCTTGCCATTTCTTGAAGCAGCCCGCCAAATGAGTATTCGTCTGCCAAGACACAGTTGCGCATTTGTTCATCTTACTTTGGTTCCTTACATTGCCAGTGCAGGGGAATTAAAGACAAAACCCACCCAGCACTCAGTGCAAAAACTGCGGGAAATAGGCATCATGCCGACCGTGCTGTTATGTCGTGCAGACCGCCCGATTCCAGAGGACGAGCGCGCTAAGATTTCTCTTTTCTCAAATGTACGGGAAGAGGCGGTAATCTCAGTTTGGGATGTTGATACTATTTACAAGATTCCAGAGATGCTGCAAGCGCAAGGAATGGATGACTTGATTTGTCGTGAATTAGATATTCAAGCTAAACCTGCAGACCTATCAGTTTGGGCAAACTTGGTTTATGAGTTGGCCAACCCACAACATGATGTCACTATTGGCATGGTCGGCAAGTATGTTGAGTTAACTGAGTCTTATAAGTCGTTGATTGAAGCTTTGCGTCATGCCGGAATTCATAATCACACTCGCGTCAACATTAACTATATTGATTCTGAAGTGATTGAAAAAGATGGTGTCGATTGCCTGAAAAATTTAGATGCGATCTTGGTTCCAGGTGGATTTGGTAAGCGTGGTACCGAAGGAAAAATTGCTGCGATTCGTTATGCTCGTGAAAATAATGTCCCATATCTAGGTATTTGCTTAGGCATGCAATTGGCTGTGATCGAATTTGCTCGCCATGTTGCCAATATTGCCAAGGCTAATAGTACTGAGTTTGATCCAGAGACTGAGAATCCAGTCGTTGCACTAATTACTGAGTGGGTTGATCGAGAAGGTCGGGTTGAGAAACGTAGTAATGATTCTGATCTGGGTGGAACTATGCGCTTAGGTTCACAGCGCTGTCCTGTCAAGGCGGGTACATTGGCTCATGAGATTTATGGTGATGAGGTGAATGAACGCCATCGCCATCGCTATGAGGTAAATAATGTTTACGTTCCTCGTCTTGAGAAGTCTGGCCTAATCATTTCCGCTAGAACTCCAAATGAGTCCTTACCTGAAATGATGGAATTACCTAGTTCTATGCATCCCTGGTTCTTTGGTGTGCAGTTCCATCCAGAGTTCACTTCGACTCCGCGTGATGGTCACCCATTATTTTCTGCGTTTATTAAGGCATCATTAGTTCATCAAGTCGCAACCGAAAAGCAAGTTGCGTAG